Below is a genomic region from Marinilabiliales bacterium.
GGCCGGCGAAGTCGTAATTGTTGTCGCCGCCATGAAGATGGAAAGTGAATACAAAACGGGAAAAACCGGGGTTATCAAAGAGATACTTGTAAAAGAAGGAGATGTAATCGAGGCCAACATGCCTCTTATAATACTTGAATAGTTATGTCAAAACTTGAAGACAAGTTCAGGGAGCTGGACAAAAGAAACAGTGAAGCCTGCATTGGCGGCGGCAAAGAAAGAATAGACAAGCAGCATCTTTGCGGCAAGCTCACAGCCAGGGAACGTATTGACCTGCTTCTTGACAAGGGCAGTTTTGTCGAAATCGACAAAATGGTCAAACATCGTTGCACGGACTTTGAAATGGACAAAAACAAGATCGCCGGCGATGGTGTTGTTTCCGGGTACGGCAAAATAGACGGCCGTCTTGTGTGCGTATTTGCCCAGGACTTTACAGTATTCGGCGGCACACTGAGCCGTGCAAACGCCGACAAGATGGTGAAGATAATGGATATGGCCATGAAAATGGGTGCACCCCTGATCGGTCTTAATGATTCCGGTGGCGCAAGGATACAGGAAGGGGTCCAGAGCCTCGCCGGTTATGCAGATATCTTTCACCGTAACGTCCGTGCATCAGGGGTCATACCTCAGATATCAGCAATACTGGGACCATGTGCCGGCGGCGCAGTATACTCTCCGGCCCTTACCGATTTTATCATTATGACCAGGGAGAACAGCTATATGTTCGTTACCGGGCCTGATGTTATAAAGGCTGTGACTCATGAAGAGGTGACCAAGGAAGAACTGGGAGGGGCAATGACACATAACTCGAAGAGCGGAGTTGCTCACCTGATTGGAGAGAATGATGAAAATGCCATGATGATGATCCGGGAACTGACAGGCTTCCTCCCCTCAAACAATATGGAAGATCCGCCTTTCAGGCCATTTACCGATGATACAGACCGTGAGGACGAGAACCTGCAGACACTGGTGCCCCCTGACCCAAACAAGCCTTATGATATGATGGAGATCATCAGCTCGGTAGTTGATGACAACAATTTTTTCGAGATAATGCCTCATTACGCAAAGAACATGATAACCGGGTTTGCCAGACTGGCAGGTAAAACAGTTGGTATAGTGGCAAACCAGCCTGCTTTCCTGGCGGGCGTTCTCGATATAAACTCATCGGTAAAGGCCGCCAGGTTTGTAAGGTTCTGCGATGCATTCAACATACCAATAATTACTTTGATGGATGTGCCTGGATTCCTGCCCGGTACAACGCAGGAGTTCGGAGGTATAATTAAACACGGGGCAAAGCTGCTTTATGCATACTCCGAGGCTACTGTGCCCAAAATAACACTTATAACCAGAAAGGCATACGGTGGTGCATATTGTGTAATGGCAAGCAAACATATAGGAGCAGATATCAACCTTGCTTATCCTACCGCCGAGATTGCGGTAATGGGACCTGAGGGGGCGGTAAACATTATAT
It encodes:
- a CDS encoding acyl-CoA carboxylase subunit beta, which codes for MSKLEDKFRELDKRNSEACIGGGKERIDKQHLCGKLTARERIDLLLDKGSFVEIDKMVKHRCTDFEMDKNKIAGDGVVSGYGKIDGRLVCVFAQDFTVFGGTLSRANADKMVKIMDMAMKMGAPLIGLNDSGGARIQEGVQSLAGYADIFHRNVRASGVIPQISAILGPCAGGAVYSPALTDFIIMTRENSYMFVTGPDVIKAVTHEEVTKEELGGAMTHNSKSGVAHLIGENDENAMMMIRELTGFLPSNNMEDPPFRPFTDDTDREDENLQTLVPPDPNKPYDMMEIISSVVDDNNFFEIMPHYAKNMITGFARLAGKTVGIVANQPAFLAGVLDINSSVKAARFVRFCDAFNIPIITLMDVPGFLPGTTQEFGGIIKHGAKLLYAYSEATVPKITLITRKAYGGAYCVMASKHIGADINLAYPTAEIAVMGPEGAVNIIFRHKISDEEKATAVAGYREAFANPYKAAELGYIDEVIYPRETRKKLITAMEICQNKSESGPRRKHGNIPL